The Priestia koreensis genomic interval CGTTGTAAACCGACTTAAAAAGGGTTTGAAAGTAACGTATCGTATTGCACAAAAAATATAAAACAAAATAATGATGTTGAGATCTTGATACGCTTGTTGGCGTTCAAGATTTTTTAAATTAAGATGAGAAATGCAAGTTGTATTTTTAATACATGATTTTCGTCTTTTATCATCCTTAAGTAACATTTAAATTATAAAATTTTAGGTTTTTATAACCATTAAAGGGGTAATGTGGTTAATACATTAGGTATGTAAATTTTGAATTAATGGATATATTATCCTCTAATTTCGGTATTTATAGCCACAAAAAAGTGAAATGTGACTTTATTCATACATAGGGTGGCTGGAAAGTAAAACGATTCGTTACTGGAGACTTATGGAAATGAGTGTTTGGTTTTAGTAGTATTTTCTTATATGGAAAAATGAAGAATAACTACCATTACATATATGAATTTCAGAAGCAGAAGGGGGAAGAGAGATGAATTCTGAACAAGTGAGAGCACTTGCCAAGACGTTTGAGGAAGCGTCTAATGACGTTAAAAAGCAAGAATCAAAACTTATTCAAAATATTAATGAAAAAGCAGCGACGTGGAGCGGGAAATCTCGTGATGAGTTTGAAGCCAACATGGACGATACAAAAGCACTTTTTCAGAAGCATTCCGATAATTTGTACGAAATTAGTCGTGAACTTGAAGCCGCTGCTGATTCTGTCGATCGTGTTCGTGAAGAGATTGAGAGACAAAAAGAGTTGGAGAGAATCAATCAAACG includes:
- a CDS encoding WXG100 family type VII secretion target; this translates as MNSEQVRALAKTFEEASNDVKKQESKLIQNINEKAATWSGKSRDEFEANMDDTKALFQKHSDNLYEISRELEAAADSVDRVREEIERQKELERINQTLLLKQLDIR